One genomic region from Populus nigra chromosome 8, ddPopNigr1.1, whole genome shotgun sequence encodes:
- the LOC133701760 gene encoding profilin-4, whose product MSWQTYVDDHLMCDIEGNRLTAAAIIGQDGSVWAQSATFPQYKPEEISAITKDFDEPGSLAPTGLHIGGTKYMVIQGEPGAVIRGKKGSGGITVKKTAQALIFGIYDEPLTPGQCNMIVERLGDYLLDQGL is encoded by the exons ATGTCGTGGCAAACATACGTTGATGATCACCTGATGTGCGACATCGAGGGTAACCGTCTGACGGCTGCCGCCATCATCGGCCAAGATGGCAGTGTGTGGGCTCAGAGCGCCACTTTCCCTCAG TATAAGCCTGAGGAGATTTCTGCCATCACGAAAGATTTTGATGAACCTGGATCTCTAGCCCCAACTGGGTTGCACATTGGTGGCACAAAGTACATGGTGATCCAGGGAGAGCCTGGAGCTGTGATTCGTGGAAAGAAG GGTTCTGGTGGCATCACTGTGAAGAAAACCGCCCAAGCTCttatttttggtatttatgATGAGCCATTGACTCCAGGACAGTGTAACATGATAGTTGAGAGGTTGGGTGATTACCTCCTTGATCAGGGCCTGTAG
- the LOC133701759 gene encoding uncharacterized protein LOC133701759 isoform X1, producing the protein MAYRGRGRGRFGGGGGFSYARQEPFDLFPEIELPDPKNVKEERALVVWNSRLTNYFKSSPCYLEEIVSKEIQSMDIERFSDRGKPRITSERDSLDQFLQLTSKNFPKELIGGLNRKRPNKKVKWTADACVTDLRKLDDYEKRELMYEVKTFNHLPTCYLHYLGQAEKVQMEKKEDEDEEDEDEELEEPDDEYDDGDYNQNIDFDDDEDDYNMEDDNADEAVY; encoded by the exons ATGGCTTatagagggagagggagaggacgATTTGGAGGCGGTGGTGGTTTTAGCTATGCAAGGCAAGAGCCCTTTGATTTATTTCCT GAAATTGAATTACCTGATCCCAAAAATGTGAAGGAGGAAAGGGCATTAGTTGTTTGGAATTCAAGGTTGACAAACTATTTCAAATCCTCTCCTTGTTATCTTGAGGAGATTGTTTCAAAGG AGATCCAGAGCATGGACATAGAAAGATTTTCAGACAGGGGGAAGCCAAGGATCACATCAGAACGTGATTCACTCGACCAATTCTTACAGCTCACGTCTAAAAATTTTCCTAAAGAACTGATTGGAG GTTTAAATAGGAAGCGGCCAAACAAAAAAGTGAAGTGGACAGCAG ATGCTTGTGTTACAGACTTGAGGAAATTGGATGATTATGAGAAGCGTGAATTGATGTATGAGGTAAAAACCTTCAATCATCTGCCAACCTGCTACCTACACTATTTG GGCCAAGCTGAAAAGGTtcaaatggaaaagaaagaagacgaagacgaggaagatgaagatgaagaactAGAAGAACCTGATGATGAATATGATGATGGAGATTATAATCAG AAcattgattttgatgatgatgaagacgATTATAACATGGAGGATGACAATGCTG ATGAGGCTGTATATTAG
- the LOC133701759 gene encoding uncharacterized protein LOC133701759 isoform X4 — MAYRGRGRGRFGGGGGFSYARQEPFDLFPEIELPDPKNVKEERALVVWNSRLTNYFKSSPCYLEEIVSKEIQSMDIERFSDRGKPRITSERDSLDQFLQLTSKNFPKELIGGLNRKRPNKKVKWTADLRKLDDYEKRELMYEGQAEKVQMEKKEDEDEEDEDEELEEPDDEYDDGDYNQNIDFDDDEDDYNMEDDNADEAVY; from the exons ATGGCTTatagagggagagggagaggacgATTTGGAGGCGGTGGTGGTTTTAGCTATGCAAGGCAAGAGCCCTTTGATTTATTTCCT GAAATTGAATTACCTGATCCCAAAAATGTGAAGGAGGAAAGGGCATTAGTTGTTTGGAATTCAAGGTTGACAAACTATTTCAAATCCTCTCCTTGTTATCTTGAGGAGATTGTTTCAAAGG AGATCCAGAGCATGGACATAGAAAGATTTTCAGACAGGGGGAAGCCAAGGATCACATCAGAACGTGATTCACTCGACCAATTCTTACAGCTCACGTCTAAAAATTTTCCTAAAGAACTGATTGGAG GTTTAAATAGGAAGCGGCCAAACAAAAAAGTGAAGTGGACAGCAG ACTTGAGGAAATTGGATGATTATGAGAAGCGTGAATTGATGTATGAG GGCCAAGCTGAAAAGGTtcaaatggaaaagaaagaagacgaagacgaggaagatgaagatgaagaactAGAAGAACCTGATGATGAATATGATGATGGAGATTATAATCAG AAcattgattttgatgatgatgaagacgATTATAACATGGAGGATGACAATGCTG ATGAGGCTGTATATTAG
- the LOC133701759 gene encoding uncharacterized protein LOC133701759 isoform X3 yields MAYRGRGRGRFGGGGGFSYARQEPFDLFPEIELPDPKNVKEERALVVWNSRLTNYFKSSPCYLEEIVSKEIQSMDIERFSDRGKPRITSERDSLDQFLQLTSKNFPKELIGGLNRKRPNKKVKWTADACVTDLRKLDDYEKRELMYEGQAEKVQMEKKEDEDEEDEDEELEEPDDEYDDGDYNQNIDFDDDEDDYNMEDDNADEAVY; encoded by the exons ATGGCTTatagagggagagggagaggacgATTTGGAGGCGGTGGTGGTTTTAGCTATGCAAGGCAAGAGCCCTTTGATTTATTTCCT GAAATTGAATTACCTGATCCCAAAAATGTGAAGGAGGAAAGGGCATTAGTTGTTTGGAATTCAAGGTTGACAAACTATTTCAAATCCTCTCCTTGTTATCTTGAGGAGATTGTTTCAAAGG AGATCCAGAGCATGGACATAGAAAGATTTTCAGACAGGGGGAAGCCAAGGATCACATCAGAACGTGATTCACTCGACCAATTCTTACAGCTCACGTCTAAAAATTTTCCTAAAGAACTGATTGGAG GTTTAAATAGGAAGCGGCCAAACAAAAAAGTGAAGTGGACAGCAG ATGCTTGTGTTACAGACTTGAGGAAATTGGATGATTATGAGAAGCGTGAATTGATGTATGAG GGCCAAGCTGAAAAGGTtcaaatggaaaagaaagaagacgaagacgaggaagatgaagatgaagaactAGAAGAACCTGATGATGAATATGATGATGGAGATTATAATCAG AAcattgattttgatgatgatgaagacgATTATAACATGGAGGATGACAATGCTG ATGAGGCTGTATATTAG
- the LOC133701759 gene encoding uncharacterized protein LOC133701759 isoform X2 yields MAYRGRGRGRFGGGGGFSYARQEPFDLFPEIELPDPKNVKEERALVVWNSRLTNYFKSSPCYLEEIVSKEIQSMDIERFSDRGKPRITSERDSLDQFLQLTSKNFPKELIGGLNRKRPNKKVKWTADLRKLDDYEKRELMYEVKTFNHLPTCYLHYLGQAEKVQMEKKEDEDEEDEDEELEEPDDEYDDGDYNQNIDFDDDEDDYNMEDDNADEAVY; encoded by the exons ATGGCTTatagagggagagggagaggacgATTTGGAGGCGGTGGTGGTTTTAGCTATGCAAGGCAAGAGCCCTTTGATTTATTTCCT GAAATTGAATTACCTGATCCCAAAAATGTGAAGGAGGAAAGGGCATTAGTTGTTTGGAATTCAAGGTTGACAAACTATTTCAAATCCTCTCCTTGTTATCTTGAGGAGATTGTTTCAAAGG AGATCCAGAGCATGGACATAGAAAGATTTTCAGACAGGGGGAAGCCAAGGATCACATCAGAACGTGATTCACTCGACCAATTCTTACAGCTCACGTCTAAAAATTTTCCTAAAGAACTGATTGGAG GTTTAAATAGGAAGCGGCCAAACAAAAAAGTGAAGTGGACAGCAG ACTTGAGGAAATTGGATGATTATGAGAAGCGTGAATTGATGTATGAGGTAAAAACCTTCAATCATCTGCCAACCTGCTACCTACACTATTTG GGCCAAGCTGAAAAGGTtcaaatggaaaagaaagaagacgaagacgaggaagatgaagatgaagaactAGAAGAACCTGATGATGAATATGATGATGGAGATTATAATCAG AAcattgattttgatgatgatgaagacgATTATAACATGGAGGATGACAATGCTG ATGAGGCTGTATATTAG